A DNA window from Streptomyces canus contains the following coding sequences:
- a CDS encoding phosphotransferase family protein, whose protein sequence is MSPDHPPGLDLDRLRGLLDRERPGLVHGPLTGRLIEGGRSNLTYAVSDGTSKWVVRRPPLGHVLATAHDMKREHRVISALHPTNVPVPNAVLLCENPENGAVPGSPFYVMEFVEGTPYRTADELAPLGPERTRDAVLSLVDTLVELHAVDPAGVGLADFGRPEGFLDRQLRRWGKQLDASRNRDLAGIDELHATLGRRLPQSPAATVVHGDYRLDNVLMGDDDEIKAILDWEMSTLGDPLTDLGLLVMYSMPLGMPDSPVSTTAEAPGHPDPAELVARYAERSGRDVSAVSWYTAFAWFKLAVILEGIHYRYTLGQTVGRGFDRIGDLVPVFIQHGLTTLHDGIQEG, encoded by the coding sequence ATGAGCCCCGATCATCCACCAGGACTCGATCTCGACCGGCTGCGCGGCCTGCTCGACCGCGAGCGGCCCGGCCTGGTGCACGGCCCTCTGACCGGCCGGCTGATCGAGGGCGGACGGTCGAATCTCACCTACGCGGTGTCGGACGGCACGTCGAAGTGGGTCGTACGGCGGCCCCCGCTGGGCCATGTCCTGGCCACCGCGCACGACATGAAGCGCGAACACCGGGTCATCAGCGCCCTGCATCCCACGAACGTGCCGGTGCCGAACGCGGTCCTGCTGTGCGAGAACCCCGAGAACGGGGCGGTGCCCGGCTCGCCCTTCTACGTCATGGAGTTCGTCGAGGGCACCCCGTACCGCACCGCCGACGAGCTCGCCCCCCTCGGGCCCGAGCGCACCCGCGACGCCGTGCTGTCCCTCGTCGACACCCTGGTCGAGCTGCACGCGGTGGACCCCGCCGGGGTGGGCCTCGCGGACTTCGGCCGCCCGGAGGGCTTCCTGGACCGCCAGCTGCGCCGCTGGGGCAAGCAGCTGGACGCTTCCCGCAATCGCGACCTGGCCGGCATCGACGAGCTGCACGCGACTCTCGGCCGCCGTCTCCCGCAGTCCCCCGCGGCCACGGTCGTCCACGGCGACTACCGCCTCGACAACGTCCTGATGGGCGACGACGACGAGATCAAGGCGATCCTCGACTGGGAGATGTCGACCCTCGGCGACCCGCTCACCGATCTCGGCCTGCTGGTCATGTACAGCATGCCGCTGGGCATGCCCGACTCCCCCGTCTCCACGACCGCCGAGGCCCCGGGCCACCCGGACCCGGCCGAACTGGTCGCCCGGTACGCCGAGCGCTCCGGGCGGGACGTCTCCGCGGTGTCCTGGTACACGGCGTTCGCCTGGTTCAAGCTCGCCGTGATCCTGGAGGGCATCCACTACCGCTACACCCTGGGCCAGACGGTCGGCCGCGGTTTCGACCGCATCGGCGACCTCGTTCCGGTCTTCATCCAGCACGGTCTGACCACGCTTCACGACGGCATCCAGGAAGGCTGA
- a CDS encoding acyl-CoA dehydrogenase family protein — MDFAFDARTEELRAKLLAFMDEYVYPAEAVAEEQRALLASPWDTPAVVEELKAEARRQGLWNLFLPDAEYGAGLTNLQYAPLAEITGRSPQLAPTALNCAAPDTGNMEVLSQFGDEQQKKQWLEPLLAGEIRSAFAMTEPEVASSDATNITTYIERDGDEYVVTGRKWYISGAMNPDCKIFIVMGKTDPDGEDIRRQQSMILVPRDTPGVTVRRAMRVFGYEDHSHGGHAEVIFDHARVPASNLIGEEGGGFAIAQARLGPGRIHHCMRLIGMAERAIELMCRRAVSRDAFGKALAQQGVVHNWIADARVTVEQLRLLVLKTAWLMDTVGNRGAHTEIQSIKIATPRAVVDIIDRAIQLHGAGGVSQDFPLAELYAGARTLMIADGPDEVHQRSLARRELKKYL, encoded by the coding sequence ATGGACTTCGCGTTCGACGCGCGCACCGAGGAGCTGCGCGCCAAGCTGCTCGCCTTCATGGACGAGTACGTCTACCCCGCCGAGGCCGTCGCGGAGGAGCAGCGCGCCCTGCTGGCCTCGCCGTGGGACACCCCGGCCGTCGTCGAGGAACTCAAGGCCGAGGCGCGCAGGCAGGGCCTGTGGAACCTCTTCCTGCCCGACGCCGAGTACGGCGCCGGCCTCACCAACCTCCAGTACGCCCCGCTCGCCGAGATCACCGGCCGCTCCCCGCAGCTCGCGCCCACCGCGCTGAACTGCGCGGCGCCCGACACCGGCAACATGGAGGTGCTCTCGCAGTTCGGTGACGAGCAGCAGAAGAAGCAGTGGCTGGAGCCGCTGCTGGCCGGTGAGATCCGCTCGGCGTTCGCGATGACCGAGCCGGAGGTCGCGTCCTCCGATGCCACGAACATCACCACGTACATCGAGCGCGACGGCGACGAGTACGTCGTCACCGGCCGCAAGTGGTACATCTCCGGGGCGATGAACCCGGACTGCAAGATCTTCATCGTGATGGGCAAGACCGACCCGGACGGTGAGGACATCCGCCGCCAGCAGTCCATGATCCTGGTCCCCCGGGACACCCCCGGCGTCACGGTCAGGCGGGCGATGCGGGTCTTCGGCTACGAGGACCACTCCCACGGCGGCCACGCCGAGGTGATCTTCGACCACGCGCGCGTACCGGCCTCGAACCTCATCGGCGAGGAGGGCGGCGGCTTCGCCATCGCCCAGGCCCGCCTCGGCCCCGGCCGGATCCACCACTGCATGCGGCTGATCGGCATGGCCGAGCGGGCGATCGAGCTGATGTGCCGCCGCGCGGTCTCCCGCGACGCCTTCGGCAAGGCGCTGGCCCAGCAGGGCGTGGTCCACAACTGGATCGCCGACGCACGCGTGACCGTCGAGCAGCTCCGCCTGCTGGTCCTGAAGACGGCCTGGCTGATGGACACCGTCGGCAACCGGGGTGCCCACACCGAGATCCAGTCCATCAAGATCGCCACGCCCCGCGCGGTCGTCGACATCATCGACCGGGCGATCCAGCTGCACGGTGCGGGCGGCGTCAGCCAGGACTTCCCGCTGGCCGAGCTGTACGCCGGCGCCCGCACCCTGATGATCGCGGACGGCCCGGACGAGGTCCACCAGCGCTCACTCGCGCGACGGGAGCTGAAGAAGTACCTCTAG